Genomic window (Lycium barbarum isolate Lr01 chromosome 2, ASM1917538v2, whole genome shotgun sequence):
ataaagacttccgttgatttaattcatgtgatcatgatgtgttacatttaatttataaattgttggaggcgaatgttgaacctggcgggttcaagtattattattgtgtcgtttaggttcttccgatgttgttcatgatgtcggatgccggtcacgtctagggtgggttttggggcgtgacacctaAACCATCCGAATTTTAACCACTTTAACACCTTTTGCTGAGGTGACAAAAAACGTGTTTTTTACCCTCTTTAAGCGCGTGAAACGGATccattaatatatttttttccaGCTTATACACCtaataatataatctaaataattaaaaaaaaaattaacttaaaaaaaaaaaaaaaggaggaagacGACTGGACTGGTCTTCCTCCTCAAATCTTCATCCAACTAATTTTTCCCACCCCTCCATTCCCGTCATCTCTCTGTAATTCGACTTCTTctatctttttattttattttattttctttgtgtttTGTTCATTAGAAATCGTATCAGTTTTAGGTCTCAAAAATTTCCGGCGAAGCTCCATTTTTTTCTGCAAGATTGACACGAATTAATAATTTTTTCCGGGTCAAAGTCCGTTCTTGCTCCTCGTAATTGTGAGAAATGGGATGGGGAAAATGGTTACTAATTGGGAAGAAGGTGAAATTGGTGGCAGCAATATATCGGTAGCAATTTGAACTAAAACAAGGTGcgtttatttttttccaaatggGGAACAGCTTCTCAAGCTATTCCTATCTGTTTAGCttgccattttttatttttattatccTCTAGCTTGCCATTTGCCATTTTGATTTTGTTTTGAGTTGCATATTCCAACCTCTTTCCAACTGGGTTATAGAGAAGTTAGAGGATGAAAGCTCACTGCTGGAAAATTGCAGTGGTGCTGGAAGCAGAAGCTTAAGGCTAATTAACCTAGTGTTGGATGCTACTATGTAGCCGGCGCCGATTGAGGGGGGAGTGGGGTTTGGTGGGGAAGAAGAGTGGGGTGtgtgggttgggggggggggggttgtcacgacctattttgcctaagtcgtgcgggcacttgccttcccacctcggtaagcaaaccctcaacTTTACAATGATTAAAcacataaaagaatgaaattaagcaacATAATAGAATAAAtatgtaagtctcacgatatatatatatatatatatatatatatatatatatatatataagtagtaaaAAAAGTACAGAATGACGATAAACACCCCCAgtgtctagtctgaataacacaagagcatctaaagggaaataatacaatctggaatactaatacataaagtgtctatgtctctgaatagaataggacataaagatagaaagtcttcaaggcagcgaatggCCATGCTCACGCTGGAACTCAAGAGAAAGCTGAAGCGACGATCAGCTACGCATCATCGAAGTGGATCctacctgatactctgcatttataaaagagtgcaacacgtgcaagtcagtacaaacaacagtactggtaggcatcatcggccgactaagcatagctaacataattcagctaataaagcagataagcaaataaaccaacaagtataagacaatgcaATCAATTCCAAATatatgtcatcacctatgtaaagcatctaatcccaaatgtgccaagtctgaatatatccaatccaatctagcatcacaatacaccaccaAACATCTCAATTAATTCataatgcaaatgcaatgcaataatggtatatatgaatgcaatgcaatgccatgcaaattcggtgtacacatgtactacggacgaaaatatcgacgtctcagtagtacaacccagtgtgactcgcgaagtctaagtgccacccgtcccggatctttggcCAACAGATAGACatgaccccggatctttgcccatggtGGGCTCTCACCGACATCActttgggggacccgcggagtccatgcactaacaacgattctggaactaacatcgaatatcggtcatgcaacaacgattccggaattgatcatcggacatcagtcatctcacgtcactcaagtaaaagagttttatcaaatatcaatttcacttAATCAACGATTCCCGGATGAACATcgaacatcggccatctcacgacactcaagtaaaactgagcccagctcatcaagtgtttcatcaaatatcatttaTGTCTCAACAGTGTATCAAGAAAacgagagtgcgtgcaatgcatgaatcacatcaatagtaccaacaatgggtacactaacaatatatccgaatcgtAAATACCAACAGGTGGGTATGCTAATAATATAACTGAATCTCAAGTtccaatagtgggtacgccaataatatatccaagtacaaataccaacaatggatatgccaactatatcaaaatcaagatgataaaatagGATCCAAAATCTAACAATGACTCATTGCATCAACCCGGCACAATAGAGcaatcaaatcacacataacaggatggctagtcccaacacacaacagggcccaacctaaggcaatatccaacccgactacatacccgaaggttcacatgctgtctccgacaatataatctaaatatgtgcttcgctatacgaagtctcaccagaggtaagccataacctacctggatggccgaaccgcagcaccaacaactcactcctttgccttgccctttcgctgaacctcagaaccaaagtagtctaagcataatcgaaatctaaattagaaatcacgaagaatgatactaatattgttacTATTCATTTTAGGTCAATTCCAACCTTAGAAGTTGGGGAAACAGGCCCACGAGggaaaaacgggaaattcgaaagaaaaatatcaaattaagcactaggtgatcataacccaaccactaattgttgatttaactcaaggattagactaatttctaatttcaagcaaaaccaccaatttgggtataaaccctaagtcttcgattccgaaattcaacattagaatggaagatatatgactaataagcttagattcgttcaattctaacataaacatcatcaatttcctcatacaTGAGCCTAAGGAAAAATTTGTCAAAcccctctttcaacttccatcattaaaggattattaaagggaagggggaaatcgaggatgattgtgattaaggaagagtaacggaataggcaagatttacctccaagaatgtcCCTAATATATCttccaagaactgttccccaaagctctaatttttaaatgggaaataatgagggtctaagggcttatttaaatcacacttaatgaaaatacCTGGCCCGTCTGCGCTATGACGGTAACGGGGCCGCTACAACGCCCATAAGGCCGCCATAGCGGTACGGCCAACAATACACATGGCTGCCCCAGCGGCCAATAcaccgcaacagcggtgccgctAGGACGGCACTGGTGCGGCCATATtgggcaccaggtaccagaatccctccaatttttccaagtccaatcGAACTCCTGCACCAttcccgaggctatctgctcatAAACCATAGACACAGACCCACATAAAATTatgctacgaacgcgctcgtggccttgAAATTTACAACGGAGATCTCATttatcgagtcaacccccgacgcCTTAGTTTAAATTTCCAAcacaagtcccaaaatgcatccaagcacattgggaaccgaactaaatatacacacaagtcatAAGTTGTAACACCCtatacctttaacctaagctttgaccatgatcctagagttagaaaaccagataaagaatatggatatttgaaatttcctctttagttgtaagatgggggtttacgcccatgaacagtgaccttatttcagtatacgacccatatttcaagtcgtaaactggtacccaAGATTTCTAAGCATTCTGAAATTTGGCATTTGGaggttacattgttaaatacggactgtatatttaaatatggcccgtatttcaaaacttatttggaatttgggaaaatttccttgatgaaagttgtatatctttgaaatacctttccaacggtatattatgggggtgaaacagacatctgtgcaaagagttatggccatgtTACTGAAGAGCCGCAGTGCAGTCCACACAGAATAaggggccgtatttcaaaatacggcccgtctttcaaaatacggccagtattttactgggcgtaaaatttaattttccagaacagtatatattcgtccatatcattCCAAATCAtcatttttcattccttcaagccctagaacgaccttctaccctctcccatcatcaagaacaccaaggtaggcctattctaatcattccaagtcaattctattATAAATCTTTGTAatataaacaagaaatcatcattcctaacctaaggttttcaagaaaaccattctcaaggttcaagattcgagattttggaaatcttcttcaaagttcaagtcttttaTTCAAGTTTGGGAgcaattccaggtatgttaagcctACTATCTACATGAGGAACATTGTTTAATCATCCTTATACCTCAATTATCATAATTCTAAAAAATCCAGTCAGTTCATGATTTtgccctagttcttgattttcataacctAGGGTTAGAGCTCAGTTTTCTAATTATGTTCATACTTGTTATGCATGCTATGGACCCTAGCTTAATCTAAAAGACTTGAAATTCAGACTTGTAATTCAATCTACGAGTCTCATAATGCAGTCTAAGTCATCAGTCAGGTTACAGAGCCAGTAGTCAGTTTTACACCTGTTGCTTTATGTttgattgggcctaaggccatagttatgattcatatgcCTATGTAATTATTTTGGGCCTGAGGCTATAGCTTTGAGAACTCATTATTTATTGGGCCTGAAgccatagttacatgatattGCACAGGTGGTTTCTATACAGATCAACTCATGATATGAGTATTCAGTTTCATTATACTTCATTGTTCATGTATCCCTTATCATTGCTTTAGTtgcttatcatacttgtacaattcaaatgtactaacgtccttatgcatgggcctgcacttcacggtgcagtgTTTGACTTTCAGGAGGATACAACAGCTGCTTAGTTTCCAGCATTTTGAGTACAtcagctagttggtgagccccTCTCATTCAGGGCTTCCCGTCTATTTCTAGCTTTCGAGTATTAGTTATTTCATTAGTATTTGAGGCATGTAACGGTCTTTTCCTGACCTAGTTATTCTTACAGTATTTTGATCATAGAGATTTCATAGACACAGTCTTTAGTCAGTTATGTTGGTTTTGCCTCACAACATTTATTTCCGCATTCTCTATTATATTGGAGTTAGAATATTCTCTTGGTTCATTTTATATCTTGCATGCTTTCATGATACAACTGTTAGACTCAGCAGccatgggttcgctcggtcatagacAGTCAGACACCGAGTGCCGTGTCACGCCCAGGACATGGTTTGGGGCTTGACATAagcaaccatccggacctctcggaatcgataaatttttgaaaaaggttcgtttactcaGAAGTCAACTTCGGGTTAAAATGCGCTAGTCAATGCTCGGAAAaggaaaatgccgaaaagactataacgaccaaacgggtaaGGTCGTTACAGGGGTTGTGGTGTTTgggttaattaaaaaaaattaaaatgtatttttgatttatttaaataaagttactttttttaaacaaaaaaattgGATTCAAATGCCAAGTGTCATTTTTAATAGTTTTTTGGACTAATCTGCCATATGTCATCATTTAATTGGTCATTTTTCCACGTCACCGCGAGTGTAATACACACATTTTATATTTTTTGATGATTGTAAAAAAGGTGTCTAAATGGTACAAATCCGGAGTGATTTAGGTGTTCAATTGGAACAAGCGTTAGTTTAGGTGGCTATGAGGAATCTgtggacaagtttagggggctgcTTATGACTTTGGACGTTAAAAGAAACTAAAAGAAAAACATAAGAAAGACACGTTATGAAGGAGTTGTCTAGCTTTAATTGACCACATATCTTTACATAAGCAaccaattacaacaacaacatacccagttggatcccacaacgtgaggtctggggagggtaaagtgtacgcagaccttacccccaccttggaaggtagggaagctgtttccgaaagaccctcggctcaaattCCTTTTCACTAAACCGTGCCAATACCATACCTGAAAGTTCACTCTCTCACTctctcaatttttatttttatattgttgAAGAAAATGAAAAACCAAAAACCACCACTTCCAGAACCCCCAATAAGTTAGAAAGGATTGATTCCAATAAACTCTCTACCTTCTCTATGAACTCGTCCTTGCTAGGGTTTAATATTgcttttctacttcttcttttttcacTTAATCAAATCTAACACTCTATAATTTCTTTCTGCTCAGTCTTTACTTTATAGATGGTCTACTTAactttcactttatcgtaataaataatttaatttttttttgccatgGTAAATTATTTAACTTTTGTATAAGTATCACGAAATTTAATAAACTATCTTTTTaacaaaaaattaattaatttgtaaCCAAAAAATTACCCAGCTTTTACTAAGTATCACAAAAATTATtaggagaaaacaaaagaaacacTTTATATGATATTTAGGTAAAGTTAAATGTTACTTCTATTACAACAAACTTATTATTATTGGTTTCCAACCCGGTGTCTGGTACCCGTGTCGGAGCCCGAGTATATTCGGATTCGCGTCGTATAGGGCCTCATTCGTGGGGTGCGCTCCCTACCATGAATTTTTTCATACCCAAGGCTCGAACTTGAGACCTCTAGTTAAAGGAGAAGCAGCCTCATCggctgcaccacatcctttggtggtgACAAAATTATTTAGTGACTTTATATGTGATGTCACAAAATATAGTTTAAGGACTTTGGTAATTAAAGACCCAACTTCACATTTTTTTGGCTTGTATCTTTGTTTTTTTGCGTAACCACTACGACTATCTTCTTTTATGAGTTTTAACAAGAAACAATATTGGATCACTACTCTTGAATGTAATTTATACCCAAAACAATAAAAGCGTAGGAATCCCATATTTTATAGGTAACAGGAGAAAATTTGTGACCTTGGTCTACTAGTTATTGTCAAATATTAATTTTACCTTGTAAACACATCTAGCTAATTTGATTTTTAGTTCGCAGAATTGCTTTTTGGGGATCTTCAACTAATTATTATCACCTTTTTTTTGGCCTTTTACTATTTCACTAATCACCATGCACGTACCTTGCACGTGTGAGCTTGATTCTTTACATGTGCCAAACACGtgcaaatttttattttttaattttagagTGACAATAAAATTTGAACCAAGAGCCTGTGCCAACTCTGATAACATGAAATATTCTCCTATCTAATTGGCGAATCAGAGTCCAAATCAGAgccatgataaaaaaaaaaaaaaaaccctaaatgaATAACAAAGGAAAAAAATAACTCTACTATTTGATGGAGTTGaatcttttgaagaaaaataacTCTAATATTAGATAAAGTTCAATCTTTGTCAACTCTTTTAGTTATAAATTGTGTCCAAAAGAGTAATTCAATATTGTTTTTTTGTTAAAAGCTCATAAAACAAGAAGTGACAAAGAAGACAATAGAAATAGTTGCACCAACGGCAAAAGAACAAAAAACAATgttaattaataaaagaaaaaagaaagtgaAGAAGTTGGTTCTTAACTACAAATCTTATGTTTTCCCCCTTAAGAGTTGCTGGCCAATTTCAGTTGGCTGCCTTTATACTGTATATATTTTTCACAAGAAAAAATAGGAGGGTAAAAGAAGAGTAAaacaagaaaccaaaaaaaaaaaaaaaaaaaccaacacaaacaaagttggcaaaactgtTTAAGTTAAAAGATAAATATGCAGAACGACACGTTAGATAGTGTTTGTCATGTTGTAATTGAGCATTGACATTTTATAAGCAGCCATTTTCTTCACTAAGCCAAGACAACATTACTTTTCTCTAAACAGACAGCGGAAAAGGGTAAAAATTACCCTCGAACTATTCGAAATAGACCACATATACCCTCTGTTTGGTTTTGGTACCAAAAATGCCCTTGCCGTGTAACGAAGTCAACATGGATGTTAGTCCGTTAAAAGCGAGGGCATTTGTGGTCCCTTCGTTAGAAGGCAAGGGCATTTTTGGTACCAAAACCAAATGGAGGGTATATGTGGTCTATTTCGAATAGTTCGagcgtaattttgacccttttccgaacAAACAATAGTTCTCTATAAGGATTTCCTCTTTTTTTCCTTTGAATTCCAGAAAATGGAAAATCAAAAACTACCTCTCCCGGGTAGCTCCAATATGTTAGAAGGGATTGGTTTCATTAAACCTTTTGCCTTCTCTAATCAACTCGTCTTTGCTAGGGTAAGGCCATTTCCTTTCTACTTCTTTTGTTTTTCACTTTGTAACTTCTTTCTCACATTTTTTTTCGGATTGATTTCATAGAAGGCCATTTAACTTTTATTTTACTGCAAGAAAATCACCAAATTAGTTTTctaacaaaaaaaattcaattttatCGATGTATGTATGACAAATTCACTAAACTATTTTTTGTAACAAAAAAGTCACTTAACTTTGCATAAAAAtcataaataattattttgaagaaataaaagaaaaaatttatgTGATAGTTAGGTAATTAAGTTCATTAacttttttattaaaaataaattcttAGTAACATTTTGTTATACTTAAATCAAAATTGATTGATTTTTATGTTACAAATATATTTTACTAGTGCAATAATTAAAAGTTAAGTGACCATATCTATGAAATCAGCTACATTATTCTTTAGTTATTTTGGCTTATTTGTTGATAAATTACTAacatttatttcttttgaggaAGCAACATTGAGGTCTTTAATCCAGTTTCTTGAGAAAAACTAGTTTCTTAAGAAAAATTGTGAGGATGCATGGAGAAAAGCTGGGAGGTCTACCTCATAGAAATAGGGGAAAGTTTTGATTTTTCCGAATGCATGGACTCATGTGAGATGGTGGATATTGGATATTCTGGATCAAAATTCACCTAGTGTAATAATTGGAGGCCAAGCaagagaatttggaaaaggttggATAGGGTATTTATAAATGACCAATGGGCTCAAAATTTCATTTCTAACACCGTGACACACCTCCCAAGAACAGGGTCAGATCATAGGCCAAAAAAAAATCCAACACTTTGAACCATCTACTTTTTTCATTTTCATGATCGCCAAAAAACAAGTTCACACAAGTAGGAGAGAGTGTGTTTATGGCATAGAGTGGAAAGAGATGGAAGAAGAAGTAGCAGACCAGATGATGTTAAAAACATGAAAGATGAGAAACTCGTCAAATATAGCCTCTTCTGTTCCTTGTCCCAGAGTGAAAGTATTTGGTGTTACTGTCACCCTCTTCAAACCACCTGATTTGGGAACTTTGCTTCAACAAACTATCCTACTTGTTGAGCCAACATATATTTTCACGACCCAATTTGTCGAGTCGTGACGGCACTAACTCCCACGAGTCAGCAAGCCATCTATGACCCACTAATTAAACACTTTAAGgaggaaataagatgaataaaCATACAAGTCAACTTTTAAGTCTTTACAACACCTTATAGTCATAAAATGCGAAAATAAAAGTACAATCATCCCCGAATCaagtgtcactagtacaagaacgaaCTAAACGGAGTATAAGTCTAGGAACACATCCCGAAAAGGACATAAGCTGTCCGAAACAGTTTTGAACTTTTCTACACCGCCATACTCCCACATCCCAAAATGCTTGTCATGTTTCGTGTCTAAAGAGTCAAATCGTATACACTTTTTCCAACATTTTTaagacatttttttttcattatattgatatgagaaaagttgcaacttatactccctccgtcccaatttatgtgatatagtttaacTGGGCACgcagtttaagaaataaaggaagacttttgaatcttgcggtctaaaacaagccaaagatatttgtgcagttataaatcatctcgttaagcatagaaggtaaaatttaaagttaaattgttgccaaataagaaaatgtatcattctttttgagaAGGGTtgaaaaggaaagtgtatcacataaattgggatagagggagtagtaCTTTCCGTATAGGTTTTGAATATATATACTTTTATTTCTAATATTGAATTAATTTAATACAAGTTAGCTCCGAATATTAATCAAATTGATTCTCGAGAAGTGAAAGATACCAATTATTTTGGGATTgggtggggagggggggggggatatTTTGTAGTTTCTACAATATActtttcaataaaaaaaaattaagaaacatATACACATACTATTACTATCATGCTCTTGATACTGCACCTAGGGTGCCATGGAAATGTATTATGTTTCAAAATGCAGCTAGACCTAAAGCTTTGTTCATCATGTTGTTGCATCTGCTACGTAAGTTGCTGACAACTGACAGACTCAACAAATGGGATATTAAGGTGGAGCCTAAATGTAGCCTCTGCCAAAGTTGTGATGAAACAAGGGAGCATTTGTTTGTCCAGTGCACTTACACTAGAGTTGTGTGGAATAGGGTGTTACAATGGGTACAATTACAAAATTATTATCCAGCTACTTGGGATCAGCATCAGCAATGGTTGATCAAACATTCAGGAGGTAAGTCCCTGAGAGCCCAGATCTTCAAAATGTTAAGTACAAAGGTTGTTCATGCTATCTGGATTGAGAGAAACAGGAGGATATTTGAAAAGCTGAGCAAGAATTGGGAAGCAGTGACAAAGGAGATAGTTTATGTAACTTGTGTTAGAGCTCCACCTAGGTTTCATCATTTTTTGCATTCTCTTGTTTTCTAGGATAGCTTTTGTGTTTGCTTTTGATGTAAGTAAGTTGTGTTAACTTGCTTCTAGATTGTAATGCCTACTTTGGtgattaaaaaaaatttaattgccaaaaaaaaaaaaaacttggggGTCTAAAGCAATGGCCTTAGAGGCCTTAACCTCCAGCCGGCCCACAATAGTAGGTGAAGTGGCTTAATCTTTTCAGAGCCATCGCCATTTGTAACGAAAGTATCTAGGACTCCCTTTTAAGAAAATTGAACATCTAACAGCAAAATCATCCGAACTCCCATCCAAAATTGGAACTTGTCTAAGAACAAATATGAGTGTAGGAAAAGAGAAAAAATGGTGTAAAAGGGCTTATCTATTTCCAAGTTCGGGACATTTTCTTGTTACACAGGAGCCCCTTATCTAGAACTGAACATCTAATTAATAACACATTCTCCTAACCCCCAACCACCTCTTCCACATCCAAAGTTTGAACCTATCTATCTGTCTATCAACTTAACATAAATTACAAGAGAATGGTCAAAAGGAACTTTAATTAactgcaaaaaaaaaagagtaagaaCTACAGTAGAAAAAACAGAAAGGACTAATAGAAGAAGTGCTGagattttcttcttctctttctttggtGCAAATACAATGAAGACCAGCACATAAATGCACTCAATTACAGCTCCAGTCCCATTGATTGTAGACACCAACATATTGTTTGGTGACATAAATGGTAACCCATACCTATCCAATTAAGAGACAAACGAACCAGTTCAAGAAAACATACATCACTTCTACTACAAAATCTAGATGAGATAGGATTCCAGAAATATTTTTAGAGTGCGAAAATCATTTcaatatttattatattaatgaacaAAGACCATTTCTTTCTCTAAAAATAGTTAGCCACATCCAAAGATTTGAGGAACCAAACACATTTTAATATCTTACTCATCCAAACAAAAAACTTTTTGGAGAAAGAGAATAGTATTTGCACAGAGGATTTTCTATTTGCTGGCCAATTTCAGTTGCCTGCCTTTATACGGTATATAGTGAAATTTCAGGTTAGATTGAGTGTCCAAGCCACCCACCCAccttcaaccccccccccccccccccccccaaatctttgaaaaaaaaaagacaataatccaaaacttGTACAAATGAGAAAAGTTTGATGATCCATAGTTTTAGAATTCAACACCGCCAAGACTCGTAAGTTTTGGATCAAGAAAGCTCCACATATGTTTGATATTGCATAAATATAAAtaatagaagaaaaaaattgaCTACTTTAAAAAGACCAGTTTTAATTAAGTAGCTAAACAATGTTAACCGACAAAAATGAAAAAGGAGAGGTTACAAAGTACATGATTCAATTTGCATGCAAATCATAAGAGGACAAATTAAGGCTGTGGGTAGAATTCAGAATAATTTCTTTTGTCACTTCTTTTATGAGCTTtttaacaaacaaacaaaaaaaacaaaaaaaaacattggATTACTACTCTTTGGACATAGTTTATGACCAAAGGCAAATGAAGGATCTGAGGAACCTACTACTGTTTGATGCAGCTAGAAAGAAGTGAAGGACTATGAGAAGGGAGATGATCCATAATTTTAGACTTTCTACACTACCAAAACTCCTAAAATTTGGATGAAGAAAGCTCATTTGAGATTGAATAAACAAGGTGTGACTACTATAAATAATAGATTTAAGACTTT
Coding sequences:
- the LOC132628907 gene encoding uncharacterized protein LOC132628907, which encodes MFQNAARPKALFIMLLHLLRKLLTTDRLNKWDIKVEPKCSLCQSCDETREHLFVQCTYTRVVWNRVLQWVQLQNYYPATWDQHQQWLIKHSGGKSLRAQIFKMLSTKVVHAIWIERNRRIFEKLSKNWEAVTKEIVYVTCVRAPPRFHHFLHSLVF